In Candidatus Desulfofervidus auxilii, the following proteins share a genomic window:
- a CDS encoding M48 family metalloprotease — MKKYGIFFLIFFLLWPQTAFPLTIDQEKEMGRKFFIEVKRQLPIISDPVLNRYYNELGQYLVNHLEERHFNYHFYLIDNPTLNAFSGPAGYVFMYRGLFLIFDTEDELAAVTAHEIAHVKCRHIAKRLTRGKKIGLATLVAILAGALLASEGEATSAITTTSMAASMAISLKYSRQDEEEADRHGLDLLLKAGYEGKAMVSAFRKLARFSLESPGRIPAYLKTHPDIGIRIVYISNTLKHLAHKSIAIQRPRFHLMQARLRALYTDKEAAKNFFKQKLCGNKKEPSNYYGLALCLMQERNWQKAVEYLKKALKLEPNETLFLRELGICYTEIGKFKEAIDSLKKVPIDLEVAFHLGRAYKELGKKEEAIKIWNKTIEMFSKKEILNISYLSRLYYALAQCYAENKQMDWAHYYLGCYFESKAKSKQAHYHYNKALTLTHDKKLKTKIKKK, encoded by the coding sequence ATGAAAAAGTATGGAATATTTTTTCTTATTTTTTTCCTTTTATGGCCACAAACAGCTTTCCCTCTTACCATTGATCAAGAAAAAGAAATGGGTAGAAAATTCTTCATTGAAGTTAAGCGTCAATTACCCATTATATCTGATCCTGTGCTCAATCGTTATTACAATGAGCTTGGTCAATATTTAGTAAATCATTTAGAAGAGAGACATTTTAATTATCATTTTTATTTAATTGATAATCCTACTTTAAATGCTTTTTCTGGACCAGCAGGATATGTTTTTATGTATAGAGGACTTTTTCTTATTTTTGATACAGAAGATGAACTTGCAGCTGTTACAGCACATGAAATTGCTCATGTAAAATGTCGGCATATTGCTAAAAGATTAACACGAGGAAAAAAAATTGGGTTAGCTACTTTGGTAGCAATACTTGCTGGAGCTTTACTTGCTAGTGAAGGGGAAGCAACTAGTGCTATTACTACTACTTCTATGGCAGCAAGTATGGCTATTTCTTTGAAATATAGTCGTCAAGATGAAGAAGAGGCAGATAGACATGGTTTAGATTTGCTTTTAAAGGCAGGTTATGAAGGAAAAGCTATGGTAAGTGCTTTTAGAAAGCTTGCACGCTTTAGTCTAGAAAGCCCTGGAAGGATACCTGCTTATTTAAAAACACACCCAGATATAGGCATTAGAATAGTTTACATATCCAATACTTTAAAGCATCTTGCTCATAAAAGTATAGCTATACAACGCCCACGTTTTCATCTCATGCAGGCAAGATTACGTGCCCTTTATACTGATAAAGAAGCAGCTAAAAATTTTTTTAAACAAAAATTATGTGGAAATAAAAAAGAACCTTCAAATTATTATGGACTTGCTTTATGTCTTATGCAGGAAAGAAATTGGCAGAAAGCTGTTGAATATTTAAAAAAAGCTTTAAAATTAGAGCCAAATGAAACTTTATTCTTACGTGAACTTGGTATTTGTTATACTGAAATAGGAAAATTTAAAGAAGCAATTGATTCTTTAAAGAAAGTACCTATTGATTTAGAAGTAGCCTTTCATTTAGGACGGGCTTATAAAGAATTAGGAAAAAAAGAAGAAGCTATAAAAATATGGAATAAAACGATAGAAATGTTTTCAAAAAAAGAAATTTTAAATATATCATATCTTTCACGTTTATATTATGCTTTAGCACAGTGTTATGCAGAAAATAAACAAATGGATTGGGCACATTATTATCTTGGCTGTTATTTTGAATCAAAAGCAAAATCAAAACAGGCTCACTATCATTATAATAAGGCTTTGACTTTAACCCATGATAAAAAATTAAAAACAAAGATTAAAAAGAAATGA
- a CDS encoding D-alanine--D-alanine ligase — translation MKKLTIALLCGGKSNEREISLKSCTQVKNALPKEKYEVIIYDPATDIPKLVQDASKIDVALIMLHGRYGEDGTIQGLLDLLGIPYQCSGVLASALAMNKIMAKRIFRSVGLKVPRDIVISHYEKYDLNYIIDMLGLPLIVKPSDGGSSIALSLVENKEELNSAIEIAFKESETILIEEYVKGREITGGVLGNKELLALPIVEIIPQGKHTFFDYEAKYVPGVTKEICPALLPPHLTEKAKKCAITAHKALGCKGYSRTDMILKDEDIYVLEINTIPGMTETSLFPLAAKKLGISFTQLLEKLINLALESAYEKR, via the coding sequence ATGAAAAAATTAACAATAGCATTACTCTGTGGAGGCAAATCAAACGAAAGAGAAATTTCTTTAAAAAGTTGTACACAAGTTAAAAATGCACTACCAAAAGAAAAATATGAAGTCATTATTTATGACCCAGCTACTGACATTCCTAAGCTTGTACAAGATGCTTCTAAAATTGATGTTGCTTTAATAATGCTTCATGGACGTTATGGAGAAGATGGTACAATCCAAGGTTTGCTAGACCTTTTAGGTATCCCTTATCAGTGTTCTGGTGTCTTAGCAAGTGCTTTAGCAATGAATAAAATTATGGCAAAAAGGATATTTCGCTCAGTTGGTTTAAAAGTACCAAGAGATATTGTTATATCTCATTATGAAAAATATGATCTTAATTATATTATTGATATGCTTGGACTTCCACTTATAGTAAAACCTTCGGATGGAGGATCAAGTATTGCATTAAGCCTTGTTGAAAATAAAGAGGAATTAAATTCAGCTATTGAAATTGCCTTTAAAGAGAGTGAAACTATCCTAATAGAAGAATATGTTAAAGGAAGAGAAATTACTGGTGGTGTTTTGGGAAATAAAGAATTATTAGCATTACCTATTGTTGAAATTATTCCACAAGGAAAACATACTTTTTTTGATTATGAGGCAAAATATGTACCTGGTGTTACAAAAGAAATCTGTCCTGCTTTATTGCCACCCCATCTCACTGAAAAGGCAAAAAAATGTGCTATTACTGCTCATAAAGCTTTAGGATGTAAAGGTTATAGTCGCACAGATATGATTTTAAAGGATGAAGATATTTATGTGCTTGAAATAAATACTATTCCTGGTATGACTGAAACTAGCCTTTTTCCTCTAGCTGCTAAAAAATTAGGAATATCTTTCACACAACTTTTAGAAAAATTAATAAATTTAGCGTTAGAAAGTGCCTATGAAAAGAGATAA
- a CDS encoding phosphatase PAP2 family protein: MNNLIFLDKFILLSLNKLAHPILDIFFLFISYLGEFWILTILTAIGLLSYRWNIFKHHWPWLMLAMLLSLIMVLIIKDLTMRPRPQLTIADIRTLKPLPKTYAFPSAHTQTAFSAATYLCLLFRKKILIFIFLGLAFLVGIARIYIGVHYPSDVLVGAFIGSGFSIIIWKLRKFKEH, translated from the coding sequence ATGAATAATTTAATTTTTTTAGATAAATTTATTCTTCTTTCACTAAATAAACTTGCTCATCCTATTTTAGATATTTTCTTTTTATTTATCAGTTACTTAGGAGAATTTTGGATATTAACTATCCTTACTGCAATAGGGCTTTTATCTTATAGATGGAATATTTTTAAACATCATTGGCCTTGGTTAATGCTTGCTATGCTTTTAAGTCTCATAATGGTTTTAATTATTAAAGACTTAACAATGCGACCCCGTCCTCAATTAACTATTGCTGACATTCGAACTTTAAAGCCATTACCAAAAACATATGCATTTCCTTCAGCTCATACACAGACAGCTTTTTCTGCTGCCACTTATCTATGTCTTCTTTTTAGAAAAAAAATATTAATTTTTATCTTTTTAGGGCTAGCATTTTTGGTAGGAATAGCAAGAATTTATATTGGCGTTCATTATCCTTCTGATGTATTAGTTGGTGCTTTTATTGGCAGTGGTTTTAGTATTATAATATGGAAATTGCGGAAGTTTAAAGAGCACTAA
- a CDS encoding bis-aminopropyl spermidine synthase family protein: MAKARVRHLALRILLAKPLSYWQLLKQIDVDIPTTQKVLKELLEEGLLEYQNNLFSVTPKGKEEAKILGLSPFVSIRCPTCQGKGITFSSFQELLEFFQELIVGRPKAISEYDQGYVTPADTVARVLFMYQLGDIEGKQIFLLGDDDLTSLALLASGWPKEVTVLEIDERILKFLEKKAASKGWTNLNIFHYDARYPIPEELRQKFDVFLTDPVETVGGLRLFLSRCVEALKGEGGVGYFGLTHLEASRRKWWQVQRDILDMGFTITDILRNFHTYLLERDDILNLELRVAKEAPVEVKRPEIDFYTSNLFRIYAAELPRPLVKGKVDWERELYYDEEAYVTCPY; encoded by the coding sequence TTGGCCAAGGCAAGGGTTAGGCATTTGGCATTGCGAATTTTATTAGCCAAGCCCTTGAGCTATTGGCAACTCCTCAAGCAAATAGATGTTGATATACCCACTACTCAAAAGGTTTTAAAAGAACTTCTTGAAGAAGGTTTATTAGAATATCAAAATAATCTTTTTTCAGTTACTCCCAAAGGAAAAGAAGAAGCAAAAATTTTGGGTCTTTCCCCTTTTGTCTCAATTAGATGTCCTACATGTCAAGGTAAAGGTATTACATTTTCTTCATTTCAAGAATTATTAGAATTTTTTCAAGAATTAATTGTTGGACGTCCAAAAGCTATTTCTGAATATGACCAAGGATATGTAACACCTGCTGATACAGTTGCACGTGTATTATTTATGTATCAATTAGGAGATATAGAAGGAAAACAAATCTTTTTATTAGGTGATGATGACCTTACTTCTCTTGCTTTATTAGCATCTGGTTGGCCAAAGGAAGTAACAGTATTAGAAATAGATGAAAGAATTTTAAAATTTCTTGAAAAGAAAGCTGCTTCAAAAGGTTGGACTAATTTAAACATCTTTCATTATGATGCTCGTTATCCTATCCCTGAAGAATTAAGACAAAAATTTGATGTCTTTTTAACTGATCCAGTAGAAACAGTTGGTGGACTACGTTTATTTCTTTCTCGCTGTGTTGAAGCATTAAAAGGAGAAGGGGGAGTTGGCTATTTTGGCTTAACCCATCTTGAAGCTTCTCGCAGAAAATGGTGGCAAGTGCAAAGAGATATTTTAGATATGGGATTTACAATCACTGATATTCTTCGTAATTTTCACACTTATCTTTTAGAAAGAGATGATATATTGAATTTAGAATTACGGGTAGCTAAAGAAGCGCCAGTAGAAGTAAAAAGACCAGAAATAGATTTTTATACCTCTAATCTCTTTCGAATTTATGCTGCAGAATTACCCAGACCATTAGTAAAAGGCAAAGTAGATTGGGAAAGAGAACTTTATTATGATGAGGAGGCCTATGTAACCTGTCCTTATTAA
- a CDS encoding ATP-grasp domain-containing protein, producing the protein MILSFYQMVKGDVSFRLPQGMFSPEQISLMKQAKCIILPPICRSVHYWFCKKFAPVFPCMDTRFHFPGKVGHIFLFELAGIPYPPTKVYHGLEEFKKRQAEGEKLFEYPFVVKWSKGGGGVFVHLVKNEKELFYILEQFRGYEKKGPSFIIQPYIEHDHCDLRVVVIGNRFLTYWRCQQTPGEFRSNVSRGAKIFYNLNPKLEQKAISLTKKLCQKTGINLAAMDIMFSKDKKPFFLEINYGFGVHGLGGFQRYKEILNEEVKTWINSVLKNNDKKSVI; encoded by the coding sequence ATGATTCTTTCTTTTTATCAAATGGTAAAAGGTGATGTGTCTTTTCGTCTACCTCAAGGTATGTTTTCACCAGAGCAAATATCTCTTATGAAACAAGCAAAGTGTATTATTTTGCCACCTATTTGTAGAAGTGTACATTATTGGTTTTGCAAAAAATTTGCTCCAGTTTTCCCATGCATGGATACTCGTTTTCATTTTCCAGGAAAAGTAGGACATATCTTTTTATTTGAATTAGCAGGTATACCTTATCCACCAACAAAAGTATATCATGGTTTAGAGGAATTTAAGAAAAGGCAGGCAGAAGGAGAAAAGTTATTTGAATATCCATTTGTTGTTAAATGGAGTAAAGGGGGAGGAGGGGTTTTTGTACATTTAGTGAAAAATGAGAAAGAATTGTTTTATATATTGGAGCAGTTTCGAGGATATGAAAAAAAGGGACCTTCTTTTATTATTCAACCCTATATTGAGCATGATCATTGTGATTTAAGAGTAGTAGTTATAGGCAATCGTTTTTTAACTTATTGGCGTTGTCAACAAACACCAGGTGAATTTAGAAGCAATGTAAGCAGGGGAGCTAAAATATTTTATAATTTAAATCCAAAGCTTGAGCAAAAGGCAATTTCTCTTACAAAAAAACTTTGCCAAAAAACAGGTATTAATTTAGCTGCTATGGATATTATGTTTTCTAAAGATAAAAAACCGTTTTTTTTAGAAATTAATTATGGTTTTGGTGTCCATGGTCTTGGAGGATTTCAGCGTTATAAAGAAATTTTAAATGAAGAAGTAAAGACATGGATTAATTCTGTTTTAAAAAATAATGACAAAAAAAGTGTTATTTGA
- a CDS encoding NifU family protein, translated as MSKLKEKVQMVIDRIRPYLQADGGDIELVDVVDDVVKVRLKGACVGCPMAQLTLKKGVEAYIKKELPEIKAVESV; from the coding sequence ATGAGTAAATTAAAAGAGAAGGTTCAAATGGTCATAGACCGCATCAGACCTTATCTACAGGCTGATGGTGGGGATATAGAATTGGTAGATGTTGTTGATGATGTTGTTAAAGTAAGATTAAAAGGTGCATGTGTTGGTTGTCCAATGGCTCAACTTACTTTAAAAAAAGGTGTAGAAGCTTATATAAAAAAAGAATTACCTGAAATAAAAGCAGTAGAATCAGTATAA
- the speE gene encoding polyamine aminopropyltransferase: MGKKKPFFWFYEDVDGLQLGLPVENVLYHGRSRYQEIYVLKAKGVGRVLVLDGCIQLTEKDEFIYHELIVHPILFTHPCPRQVLVIGGGDGGSVREILKHSTVEHIDLVEIDAEVIEVAQRYLPRISKGLKDKRVSIHIANGIEYVKNTNQKYDVVIIDSTDPIGLAKALYEKEFHLNLKQTLASDGLMVLQTQCPYYQEKALKQLHQCLKEIYPIVRIYVYTMPTYPGALWSFTCGSLKYDPLAVDEKTIQNRWQGMKTRYYNPKVHLGVFLVLPQFMLEEVT; encoded by the coding sequence ATGGGAAAGAAAAAACCCTTTTTCTGGTTTTATGAAGATGTAGATGGATTACAGTTAGGATTGCCAGTAGAAAATGTTTTATATCATGGACGATCTCGTTATCAGGAGATTTATGTATTAAAAGCAAAAGGGGTGGGAAGGGTTTTGGTACTAGATGGTTGTATTCAATTAACAGAAAAAGATGAATTTATTTATCATGAATTGATCGTTCATCCTATTCTATTTACTCATCCTTGTCCAAGACAGGTATTAGTAATTGGTGGAGGAGATGGTGGGAGTGTTCGTGAAATACTTAAACACTCTACAGTAGAACATATTGATTTAGTAGAAATAGATGCGGAAGTTATTGAAGTTGCTCAAAGATACCTTCCACGTATAAGTAAAGGATTAAAGGATAAACGAGTAAGCATTCATATTGCCAATGGTATTGAATATGTAAAAAATACTAATCAAAAATATGATGTGGTTATTATTGACTCTACTGACCCAATAGGTTTAGCAAAAGCACTTTATGAGAAAGAATTTCATCTAAATTTAAAACAAACTTTAGCTTCTGATGGTCTTATGGTACTTCAAACTCAATGTCCATATTACCAAGAAAAAGCACTAAAACAACTACATCAATGTCTAAAAGAAATCTATCCAATTGTTCGGATTTATGTTTATACTATGCCTACTTATCCAGGAGCATTATGGAGCTTTACATGTGGTAGTTTAAAATATGACCCTTTAGCTGTAGACGAAAAAACTATCCAAAACCGTTGGCAAGGCATGAAAACACGTTATTATAATCCTAAAGTTCATTTAGGGGTATTTCTTGTATTACCCCAATTTATGTTAGAGGAGGTAACATGA
- the serS gene encoding serine--tRNA ligase, with protein sequence MLDLRFVRKNIELVKDALKKRGSELDINVFLNLDEKRRVILKEVEVLKAKRNQLSAEISKAKRAGKDINELLREVKTLSQKIDNLDDELEKIEAEIQEFLIQLPNIPHPSVPIGKDETENVVVRTWGEKPQFTFTPKPHWEIGEALGILDFKRAAKISGSRFVVYRGDGAALERALINFMIDLHVNEHGYIEIFPPFLVREECLFGTGQLPKFKEDLFKVEGEDYYLIPTAEVPVTNLHQNEILREEDLPIKYVAYSACFRAEAGSYGRDVRGIVRQHQFNKVELVKFTTPETSYDELETLLNDAEEVLRRLGLHYRIVLLCTGDLGFSAAKTYDIEVWLPGQGVYKEVSSCSNFETFQARRANIRFKSKGKKGTELVHTLNASGLAIGRTVVAILENYQLQNGSVLIPPVLRPYMGGKEKIEAKKTFPK encoded by the coding sequence ATGTTAGATCTGCGATTTGTAAGAAAAAATATTGAATTGGTGAAAGATGCTCTTAAAAAAAGAGGATCAGAATTAGATATTAACGTATTTTTAAATCTTGATGAAAAAAGGCGTGTTATTCTTAAAGAAGTAGAGGTTCTTAAAGCAAAAAGAAATCAACTTTCTGCAGAGATTTCTAAAGCAAAAAGAGCAGGAAAAGATATAAATGAGCTCTTGAGAGAAGTAAAGACACTTTCTCAAAAAATAGATAATTTAGATGATGAATTAGAGAAAATAGAAGCAGAAATTCAAGAGTTTCTTATTCAATTACCTAATATCCCTCATCCTTCTGTGCCTATAGGTAAGGATGAGACAGAAAATGTAGTAGTAAGGACTTGGGGTGAAAAACCTCAATTTACATTCACACCAAAACCACATTGGGAGATTGGAGAGGCATTAGGTATATTAGATTTTAAAAGAGCAGCTAAGATTTCAGGCTCTCGTTTTGTTGTTTATAGAGGTGATGGAGCGGCTTTGGAACGAGCACTTATCAATTTTATGATAGATTTACATGTAAATGAACATGGATATATAGAGATTTTTCCTCCATTTTTAGTAAGAGAAGAATGTCTTTTTGGTACTGGTCAATTGCCAAAGTTTAAAGAAGATTTATTTAAAGTGGAAGGAGAAGATTATTATTTGATTCCTACAGCAGAAGTGCCAGTTACAAATTTGCATCAAAATGAGATTTTAAGAGAAGAAGATTTACCAATTAAATATGTTGCTTATTCTGCTTGCTTTAGGGCTGAAGCAGGTTCATATGGTAGGGATGTAAGAGGCATTGTACGACAGCATCAATTTAATAAAGTAGAATTGGTAAAATTTACTACTCCAGAAACTTCTTATGATGAGTTAGAAACATTATTAAATGATGCTGAGGAGGTATTAAGACGCCTTGGACTTCATTATCGGATAGTGCTTCTTTGCACTGGTGATTTAGGTTTTTCAGCAGCAAAGACATATGATATTGAAGTTTGGCTTCCAGGGCAAGGTGTTTATAAAGAGGTATCTTCTTGTAGTAACTTTGAAACATTTCAAGCAAGAAGAGCAAATATTCGGTTTAAATCTAAAGGAAAAAAAGGGACAGAGCTTGTCCATACACTCAATGCCTCAGGTTTGGCTATAGGACGTACTGTAGTAGCTATTTTGGAAAATTATCAATTACAAAATGGCTCAGTATTAATCCCACCTGTATTGCGTCCCTACATGGGAGGGAAGGAGAAAATAGAAGCTAAAAAAACCTTTCCCAAATGA
- the speD gene encoding adenosylmethionine decarboxylase: protein MACAGKHLILELWGCKGEVLDSEKLIKEMLEKGVKTCGARVIEIKTHKFNPQGLSAVALLNESYMSIHSWPEIGYAAIDIYTCAPYLNPEKVVEVIKSYLKPQKMHLLNFHRGID, encoded by the coding sequence ATGGCATGTGCGGGGAAGCATTTGATATTAGAATTATGGGGATGTAAGGGAGAAGTACTTGATTCTGAAAAATTAATAAAAGAAATGCTTGAAAAGGGAGTTAAAACCTGTGGAGCTAGAGTGATAGAAATAAAAACACATAAGTTTAATCCGCAAGGGTTAAGTGCAGTTGCTCTTCTTAATGAATCTTATATGAGTATTCACTCTTGGCCTGAAATAGGTTATGCAGCAATTGACATTTATACCTGTGCTCCGTATCTAAATCCAGAAAAGGTGGTAGAAGTGATTAAATCGTACTTAAAGCCTCAAAAAATGCATCTGCTCAATTTTCATAGAGGTATAGATTAG
- the gspG gene encoding type II secretion system major pseudopilin GspG — MSKKEKGFTLIELLIVMIILGLLAALVGPTLFKKVEKSKQQAAKTQIELFGAALDAFRLDVGRYPTTEEGLEALVTNPGIEKWDGPYLKKKIPLDPWGHPYVYKCPGEHGEYDLYSLGADGQIGGEGKNKDIVSWE, encoded by the coding sequence ATGTCAAAAAAAGAAAAAGGATTTACCCTTATAGAACTTCTTATTGTAATGATTATTCTTGGATTGCTTGCTGCGCTTGTTGGTCCTACTTTGTTTAAAAAAGTAGAAAAATCAAAACAACAAGCAGCAAAAACACAAATAGAATTATTTGGTGCAGCCTTAGATGCATTCCGTTTAGATGTAGGCAGGTATCCAACAACAGAAGAAGGCTTAGAAGCATTAGTAACTAATCCAGGTATAGAAAAATGGGATGGGCCTTATTTGAAAAAAAAGATACCATTAGATCCATGGGGACATCCTTATGTATACAAGTGCCCAGGAGAACATGGAGAGTATGATTTATATTCATTAGGTGCTGATGGACAAATAGGTGGGGAAGGTAAAAATAAAGATATTGTAAGCTGGGAATAA
- a CDS encoding S1 family peptidase — MVEKENLLKMAMVREAAEEEVFLFPNVVGVGIGFKTVGGQITEEICIKVYVEKKLPQAELAAEAIIPAEYEGIPLDVEEVGKIEAQVFKTRLRPARPGYSIGHYRITAGTFGCLVKDVCCSEIYILSNNHVLANSNIARIGDPILQPGRYDGGSLPNDLIANLRRFVRINFGDRDRYNLVDAAIAKPIEIRMVRADIINIGIPNGCAEVALGMSVKKSGRTTQTTIGKVIGTDVSIVVNYGGGRIAYFRDQILTTNMSAGGDSGSILLDTDGRVVGLLFAGSSRVTVHNKIQNVLMALRIKLIKN; from the coding sequence ATGGTAGAAAAAGAAAATTTGTTAAAAATGGCTATGGTGCGTGAAGCTGCTGAGGAAGAGGTATTTTTATTTCCAAATGTAGTAGGTGTTGGTATTGGATTTAAAACAGTAGGAGGTCAAATTACTGAAGAAATTTGTATTAAAGTTTATGTAGAGAAGAAATTACCACAAGCAGAACTAGCAGCAGAGGCTATTATTCCTGCTGAATATGAAGGGATCCCCCTTGATGTAGAAGAAGTTGGTAAAATAGAGGCACAGGTCTTTAAAACAAGACTAAGACCTGCTAGACCTGGATATAGTATAGGGCATTATCGCATCACAGCAGGAACATTTGGTTGTTTGGTAAAAGATGTTTGTTGTTCTGAAATTTATATCTTAAGTAACAATCATGTTCTTGCTAATTCAAATATAGCTAGAATTGGAGATCCTATTTTACAGCCTGGTCGGTATGATGGGGGGAGTCTTCCTAATGATTTAATTGCCAATCTAAGAAGATTTGTACGTATAAATTTTGGAGATAGAGATAGATACAATTTAGTGGATGCTGCTATTGCCAAACCAATTGAAATAAGGATGGTAAGAGCAGATATTATTAATATTGGTATACCAAATGGATGTGCTGAGGTTGCTTTAGGTATGAGTGTTAAAAAAAGCGGAAGGACTACTCAAACAACAATCGGAAAGGTTATTGGGACTGATGTCAGTATAGTTGTTAATTATGGAGGAGGTAGAATTGCCTATTTTAGAGACCAAATTCTCACGACTAATATGTCAGCAGGTGGGGATTCAGGCTCTATTTTATTAGATACGGACGGGAGGGTGGTTGGTCTTTTATTTGCAGGTTCATCTCGCGTAACTGTTCATAATAAGATTCAGAATGTTTTAATGGCTTTAAGGATTAAGCTTATTAAAAATTAA
- a CDS encoding HDIG domain-containing protein, translating to MIKIPSPVECLNLLKKYGTYPHIIAHSKQVAKIALFLAHSLKDVGIDLNLSLIEAGALLHDIAKTYSLKHPNINHAEKGAEWITALGYPEVAEIIRWHIELPNELKIEERTIVNYSDKRVKHQTIVSLEERFEDLIKRYGKDEKSRQRIEEFYNRTKALEKIIFSHLPFGPEFIKTLE from the coding sequence ATGATTAAAATACCATCTCCAGTAGAGTGTCTTAATTTGTTAAAAAAATATGGAACGTATCCACATATTATTGCCCATTCAAAACAAGTTGCTAAAATCGCTTTATTCTTAGCACATTCACTCAAAGATGTAGGAATTGATTTAAATTTATCTTTAATTGAGGCTGGTGCCCTTTTACATGATATTGCTAAGACTTATAGCCTCAAACATCCTAATATAAATCATGCAGAAAAAGGTGCAGAATGGATAACTGCTTTAGGTTATCCAGAAGTAGCAGAAATTATAAGGTGGCATATAGAATTACCAAATGAATTAAAAATAGAAGAAAGAACAATTGTAAATTATTCAGATAAGCGTGTAAAACATCAAACTATTGTTTCACTTGAAGAAAGATTTGAAGATTTAATAAAACGGTATGGGAAAGATGAAAAAAGCAGACAAAGGATTGAGGAATTTTACAATCGTACAAAGGCACTTGAAAAAATAATTTTTTCTCATTTACCATTTGGACCAGAATTTATCAAAACATTGGAGTAA